A window of Natrinema versiforme contains these coding sequences:
- a CDS encoding phosphate uptake regulator PhoU: protein METRKVQVTGGSTFTVSLPKTWATDNDVSSGTTVEFYPEGDELLLTPEQETRREEGTIDVSGLEGEELMRAVMTMYVSGFDVISLEAGRITTEQRSAIRDATQRLVGVEVLEETGDSVVIQDLLDSSELSIVNAVTRMRLIAQSMLEDAVTALIENDDDIAYDVIDRDDDVDRLWLVVSRIFRATLRSPRAVEELGVSREDCFDFHSSARQLERIADHAVKISDIALKLDDLPADVADAIHGLHAEAATVFEQSMDALFAEEADEANRLGHDALAAVVDIDEHTRQIDDMLRDLEPAQAQSLGLIVDSLSRSADYGGNIAETALQKAAPRP, encoded by the coding sequence ATGGAGACGCGAAAGGTTCAGGTGACGGGAGGGTCGACCTTCACCGTCTCGTTGCCGAAGACCTGGGCGACGGACAACGATGTCAGCAGCGGAACCACAGTCGAATTCTACCCCGAAGGGGACGAACTCCTCCTGACGCCCGAACAGGAGACGCGCCGCGAGGAAGGGACCATCGATGTCTCGGGACTCGAGGGCGAAGAACTGATGCGAGCCGTGATGACGATGTACGTCAGCGGGTTCGACGTAATCTCACTCGAGGCGGGCCGGATCACGACCGAGCAGCGCAGCGCGATCCGCGACGCGACCCAGCGACTCGTCGGCGTCGAAGTCCTCGAGGAGACGGGCGATAGCGTGGTCATTCAGGACCTGCTCGACTCCTCCGAGTTGTCGATCGTCAACGCCGTCACGCGCATGCGCCTGATCGCTCAATCGATGCTCGAAGACGCGGTGACCGCACTGATCGAGAACGACGACGACATCGCGTACGACGTGATCGATCGCGACGACGACGTCGACCGCCTCTGGCTGGTCGTCTCGCGGATCTTCCGCGCGACGCTGCGATCGCCCCGCGCAGTCGAGGAACTCGGCGTCTCCCGCGAGGACTGTTTCGACTTCCACTCGAGTGCTCGCCAACTCGAGCGGATCGCCGACCACGCCGTCAAGATCAGCGACATCGCGCTCAAGCTCGACGACCTCCCCGCCGACGTGGCCGACGCGATCCACGGCCTTCACGCCGAAGCCGCGACCGTCTTCGAGCAGTCGATGGACGCGCTGTTCGCCGAGGAAGCCGACGAAGCGAATCGGCTCGGCCACGACGCGCTCGCGGCCGTCGTCGACATCGACGAACACACCCGCCAGATCGACGACATGCTCCGCGATCTCGAGCCCGCACAGGCCCAGTCGCTGGGGCTGATCGTCGACTCGCTGTCCAGAAGCGCCGACTACGGCGGCAACATCGCCGAAACGGCGTTACAGAAGGCGGCACCGCGGCCCTGA
- the ppk1 gene encoding polyphosphate kinase 1 → MNERDSGANDEAVSTTEEQATDEAASGRTEFAFRSLFDGGDAEDDTETDARSPARDGWGEDSESAAEADGVELDPDSMPDGEATTDATPGTDELEESEEIDESDESTDTVEIERSDATDGVDWEANPDRNELPVVRSDDAETARADVDLSDPSYYLNRELSELAFQRRVLHEVLDADNPLLERVKFLAIVTTNLDEFFRKRVGGLKQQIAAGVTEETPDGRTPREQWEAALEEARLLFERQAACYREEIQPALADAGIHIVDYDDLTVVERQQLREYFESSVLPTLTPLTFDPAHPFPFISNQSLSLAVLTRERPGAELTFSRVKIPRNQLRFVQFGDDTRYVLLEDIVRANLDLLFPDVEVVDTALFRVTRNAEVRRDEEVAEDLIEMIEEVIEERRFATAVRLEIEPDAPERIREILTRELDLDDREMFDLEGPLDYRDFADLTDLDRPALKLPEWSPQPHPRLGRCEDATNVFDAISDDDVLVHHPYHSFEATVQRFLEAAANDPDVLAIKAAIYRTASDSQIIESLIEAARNGKQVAVMVELKARFDEENNLEWAKKLEEEGIHVAYGTIGYKTHTKTSLVVREEADGVRLYSHIGTGNYHSETAKSYEDLGLLTADRDIGQDLVKLFNYFTGHSMHRDYRELLIAPGNMRDRFVDLVRAEAERARNGEDARIVAKMNRLEDPDMVRELYEASMAGVDIDLIVRDICRLRPGLEGVSDTIDVYSVVGRFLEHSRIFYFRAGGDDRYYIGSADWMTRNLDNRVEAITPIDDPRLQRRLNGILETLLSDDQNRWVMRSDGSYERCKPAGGGSTTNVHETFMRSALDDVRTSARK, encoded by the coding sequence ATGAACGAACGAGATTCGGGAGCAAACGACGAGGCAGTATCGACTACGGAGGAACAGGCAACCGACGAGGCGGCGAGCGGACGCACGGAGTTCGCGTTCCGGTCGTTATTCGACGGCGGAGACGCGGAAGACGACACGGAGACCGATGCCCGCTCGCCCGCTCGAGATGGGTGGGGAGAGGACAGCGAATCGGCCGCCGAAGCCGACGGGGTCGAACTGGACCCCGATTCGATGCCGGATGGCGAGGCAACGACCGATGCCACTCCGGGGACGGATGAACTCGAGGAATCCGAGGAAATCGACGAATCCGACGAGTCCACCGACACCGTCGAGATCGAGCGCTCCGATGCGACCGACGGAGTCGACTGGGAAGCGAACCCGGATCGGAACGAGTTACCGGTCGTCAGGTCAGACGACGCGGAGACGGCCCGGGCGGATGTCGATCTCTCGGACCCGTCGTACTACCTGAACCGCGAACTCAGCGAACTCGCCTTTCAGCGCCGCGTTCTCCACGAAGTGCTGGACGCGGACAACCCGCTGTTAGAGCGCGTGAAGTTCCTCGCGATCGTCACGACGAACTTAGACGAGTTCTTCCGCAAGCGCGTCGGCGGGCTGAAACAACAGATCGCGGCCGGCGTCACCGAGGAGACGCCGGACGGCCGTACGCCCCGCGAGCAGTGGGAAGCGGCCCTCGAGGAGGCCCGGCTGCTGTTCGAACGGCAGGCCGCGTGTTACCGCGAGGAGATCCAGCCGGCGCTGGCCGACGCGGGAATCCACATCGTCGACTACGACGACCTCACGGTCGTCGAGCGCCAGCAACTGCGCGAGTACTTCGAGAGTTCCGTCCTGCCGACCCTGACCCCGCTGACGTTCGATCCGGCCCATCCGTTCCCGTTCATCTCGAATCAGAGTCTCTCGCTCGCGGTGTTGACGCGGGAACGACCCGGCGCGGAACTGACCTTCTCCCGCGTGAAGATCCCGCGCAACCAGCTCCGGTTCGTCCAGTTCGGCGACGACACCCGGTACGTCCTCTTGGAGGACATCGTCCGGGCGAACCTCGATCTGCTCTTCCCGGACGTCGAAGTCGTCGACACCGCCCTGTTTCGGGTGACGCGCAACGCCGAGGTCCGCCGCGACGAGGAGGTCGCCGAGGACCTGATCGAGATGATCGAGGAAGTCATCGAGGAACGACGCTTCGCCACCGCCGTCCGGCTCGAGATCGAGCCCGACGCGCCCGAGCGGATCCGCGAGATCCTCACGCGCGAGTTGGATCTCGACGACCGGGAGATGTTCGACCTCGAGGGCCCGCTCGACTATCGGGACTTCGCCGACCTGACCGATCTCGATCGGCCCGCGTTGAAACTTCCCGAGTGGTCGCCACAGCCCCACCCGCGGCTGGGGCGCTGCGAGGACGCGACGAACGTGTTCGACGCGATCAGCGACGACGACGTGCTCGTCCACCACCCCTATCACTCCTTCGAGGCGACCGTCCAGCGGTTCCTCGAGGCGGCGGCCAACGACCCCGACGTGCTCGCGATCAAGGCGGCGATCTACCGCACCGCGAGCGATTCACAGATCATCGAGAGCCTGATCGAAGCCGCTCGCAACGGCAAGCAGGTCGCCGTCATGGTCGAACTCAAGGCCCGCTTCGACGAGGAGAACAACCTCGAGTGGGCGAAGAAACTCGAGGAGGAAGGGATCCACGTCGCCTACGGGACGATCGGCTACAAGACCCACACGAAGACCTCGCTGGTCGTCCGCGAGGAAGCCGACGGGGTGCGGCTCTACTCGCACATCGGGACCGGCAACTACCACTCCGAGACCGCGAAGAGCTACGAGGATTTAGGACTGCTGACGGCCGACCGTGATATCGGACAGGACCTCGTCAAGCTCTTTAACTACTTCACCGGTCACTCGATGCACCGGGACTACCGGGAACTGCTTATCGCGCCCGGGAACATGCGCGATCGCTTCGTCGATCTCGTCCGCGCCGAAGCCGAGCGCGCACGCAACGGCGAAGACGCGCGCATCGTCGCCAAGATGAACCGGTTAGAGGACCCGGACATGGTCCGGGAACTCTACGAAGCGTCGATGGCCGGCGTCGATATCGATCTCATCGTCCGGGACATCTGTCGGCTCCGGCCCGGACTCGAGGGGGTCAGCGACACGATCGACGTCTACAGCGTCGTCGGTCGCTTCCTCGAGCACTCGCGGATCTTTTACTTCCGAGCGGGGGGCGACGACCGATACTACATCGGCTCGGCCGACTGGATGACCCGCAATCTCGACAATCGGGTCGAAGCGATCACGCCGATCGACGATCCGCGACTCCAACGGCGGCTCAACGGCATCCTCGAGACGCTGCTCTCGGACGATCAGAACCGGTGGGTGATGCGATCGGACGGGAGCTACGAGCGGTGCAAGCCCGCCGGGGGCGGCTCGACGACGAACGTCCACGAGACGTTCATGCGGTCCGCACTCGACGACGTGCGGACCAGCGCTCGAAAGTAG
- a CDS encoding metallophosphoesterase family protein codes for MTTANSAFDDTVSFDHRHIDLENRDDVYVVGDVHGCLDELEALLGTLDLGANDLAVFVGDLVRKGPESKAVLDRVRRSPRLISVRGNNERKLLEGDASLSALDAVDYQYIESLPTAISWDGGLVVHGGVDPSRPLSAHSGDDVLTMRSPDGDGYDGPFWFETYEGPPRVFFGHTVLEEPIEREWAVGLDTGCVYGGDLTAYDVRRDELRSVSGTGHVERPSEKFVTADG; via the coding sequence GTGACGACCGCCAACTCCGCGTTCGACGACACGGTATCGTTCGACCACCGGCACATCGACCTCGAGAACCGAGACGACGTCTACGTCGTCGGTGACGTCCACGGCTGTCTGGACGAACTCGAGGCGCTGCTGGGCACGCTCGACCTCGGCGCGAACGACCTCGCCGTGTTCGTCGGCGATCTGGTCCGAAAGGGGCCGGAGAGCAAGGCCGTCCTCGACCGCGTCAGGCGGTCGCCGCGGCTGATTTCGGTCCGCGGCAACAACGAGCGAAAGCTGCTCGAGGGCGACGCCTCGCTGTCGGCGCTCGACGCGGTCGATTACCAGTACATCGAGTCGCTTCCGACGGCGATTTCGTGGGACGGCGGACTCGTCGTCCACGGTGGGGTCGATCCGAGCCGACCGCTGTCGGCGCACTCGGGCGACGACGTGCTGACGATGCGGTCGCCGGACGGCGACGGCTACGACGGCCCGTTCTGGTTCGAGACCTACGAGGGGCCGCCGCGGGTCTTTTTCGGCCACACGGTCCTCGAGGAGCCGATCGAGCGGGAGTGGGCGGTCGGACTCGATACGGGCTGTGTCTACGGCGGCGACCTCACGGCCTACGACGTTCGCCGCGACGAGTTGCGCAGCGTCTCCGGGACGGGGCACGTGGAGCGGCCGTCCGAGAAATTCGTCACGGCAGATGGCTGA
- a CDS encoding 2,5-diamino-6-(ribosylamino)-4(3H)-pyrimidinone 5'-phosphate reductase, with translation MYVIVNAAASADGKLSSRRREQLAISGADDFARVDRLRAESDAVAVGVGTVLADDPHLTVKDDDLRAQRREDGRPANPARVVVDSSGRTPTDAAVLDDAAATYVCLSEAAPVDRRMELADSAELITAGDDRVDLLRAFATLQEAGLEQIMVEGGGELIFSLFEAGLVDELRVFVGPKIIGGRDAPTLADGEGFVAEFPALDLEAVDRLDDGVVLTWRVDDR, from the coding sequence ATGTACGTCATCGTCAACGCCGCCGCGAGCGCAGACGGCAAACTCTCCTCGCGCCGGCGCGAACAGCTCGCGATCAGCGGCGCGGACGACTTCGCGCGCGTCGATCGGCTGCGCGCCGAGAGCGACGCCGTCGCGGTCGGCGTCGGCACCGTCCTCGCGGACGATCCGCACCTGACCGTCAAAGACGACGACCTGCGGGCCCAGCGCCGCGAGGACGGCCGGCCGGCAAACCCCGCGCGGGTCGTCGTCGACTCGAGCGGGCGCACGCCGACCGACGCGGCGGTCCTCGACGACGCGGCGGCGACCTACGTCTGTCTGAGCGAGGCCGCACCCGTCGATCGCCGGATGGAACTCGCCGACAGCGCCGAGTTGATCACGGCCGGTGACGACCGGGTCGACCTCCTGCGCGCGTTCGCGACGCTGCAGGAGGCCGGCCTCGAGCAGATCATGGTCGAGGGCGGCGGCGAACTCATCTTCTCGCTGTTCGAGGCCGGACTGGTCGACGAGCTCCGGGTGTTCGTCGGCCCGAAAATCATCGGCGGCCGCGACGCACCGACGCTGGCCGACGGCGAGGGGTTCGTCGCCGAGTTCCCGGCGCTCGACCTCGAGGCGGTCGACCGGCTCGACGACGGGGTCGTGCTCACGTGGCGCGTCGACGACCGCTAA
- a CDS encoding enoyl-CoA hydratase/isomerase family protein → MSWDTVRLEWDDDVATLTVDRPDALNALNVATLEAMGEALEEAAAEDARALVLTGAGDAFIAGADITYMQDLSAEAAQEWGELGHDVADALEAFPAPTIAAVNGYAFGGGCEMALACDLRVAGESALIGNTEIDLGIIPGWGATQRLPRLVGDATARRMIFLGERLDADSAAEAGLFGEVVADDELETVAGELADRLASKPAFAMRTAKQALNRGYEGSQESGLAYEKRAFASLFGTHDQREGMTAFVEDREPEFE, encoded by the coding sequence ATGTCGTGGGACACAGTTCGACTCGAGTGGGACGACGACGTGGCGACGCTGACCGTGGATCGACCCGACGCGCTCAACGCCCTGAACGTCGCGACGCTCGAGGCGATGGGCGAAGCCCTCGAGGAAGCGGCGGCGGAAGACGCGCGGGCGCTCGTCTTGACGGGGGCCGGCGACGCGTTCATCGCCGGCGCGGACATCACCTACATGCAGGACCTCTCCGCGGAGGCGGCACAGGAGTGGGGCGAACTCGGCCACGACGTGGCCGACGCGCTCGAGGCGTTTCCCGCGCCGACGATCGCGGCGGTCAACGGCTACGCGTTCGGCGGCGGCTGCGAGATGGCGCTGGCCTGTGACCTGCGGGTCGCCGGCGAGTCGGCGCTGATCGGTAACACCGAGATCGATCTCGGGATCATCCCCGGCTGGGGAGCCACCCAGCGGCTGCCGCGGCTGGTCGGCGACGCGACCGCGCGCCGGATGATCTTCCTCGGCGAGCGCCTCGACGCCGACTCGGCCGCCGAGGCGGGCCTGTTCGGCGAGGTCGTGGCGGACGACGAACTCGAGACGGTCGCCGGCGAGTTGGCCGACCGACTCGCTTCGAAACCGGCCTTCGCGATGCGGACCGCCAAGCAGGCGCTCAATCGGGGCTACGAGGGCTCGCAGGAAAGCGGCCTCGCGTACGAGAAACGCGCCTTCGCGAGCCTCTTCGGCACGCACGACCAGCGCGAGGGGATGACGGCGTTCGTCGAGGACCGGGAGCCGGAGTTCGAGTAA
- the msrA gene encoding peptide-methionine (S)-S-oxide reductase MsrA: MERATFGGGCFWCTEAAMKELEGVDSVTSGYAGGHADDPTYREVCSGNTGHAEVVQVEYDSNAISYDELLEVFFATHDPTQLNRQGPDVGTQYRSIVLYHDDDQRTQAEAYIDALDSEYDDDVVTELEPLGTFYRAEEKHQDYFEKNPNDAYCTMHAAPKVEKVREKFAENVAAEH; this comes from the coding sequence ATGGAACGAGCCACGTTCGGCGGTGGGTGTTTCTGGTGTACCGAAGCGGCGATGAAGGAACTCGAGGGCGTCGACTCGGTCACGTCCGGCTACGCCGGTGGACACGCCGACGATCCCACCTACCGCGAGGTCTGTTCCGGAAACACCGGCCACGCGGAGGTCGTCCAGGTCGAGTACGATTCCAACGCGATCAGCTATGACGAACTGCTCGAGGTGTTCTTCGCGACCCACGACCCGACGCAACTCAATCGACAGGGACCGGACGTCGGAACCCAGTACCGCTCCATCGTCCTGTATCACGACGACGACCAACGGACCCAGGCCGAGGCCTACATCGACGCGCTCGACTCCGAGTATGATGACGACGTGGTGACCGAGTTGGAACCGCTCGGGACGTTCTACCGCGCCGAGGAGAAACATCAGGACTACTTCGAGAAGAATCCCAACGACGCCTACTGTACGATGCACGCGGCCCCGAAAGTCGAGAAGGTCCGCGAGAAGTTCGCCGAGAACGTCGCCGCGGAACACTAG
- a CDS encoding CBS domain-containing protein: protein MSVGKLGPQDVVTTSPDSQLEEVTQRLEAENVGSVIVTENDEPIGMLTDRDAALAIHDHDDVGSVSVADVMTERPVTVHEDDDPVTISEAIRDNNVRRFPIVDDDGELAGVATLDDLVATIGEQLDNVADTIEAQSPDYSP, encoded by the coding sequence ATGTCCGTCGGCAAACTCGGCCCCCAAGACGTCGTCACGACCAGTCCCGACAGCCAGCTCGAGGAGGTTACCCAACGGCTCGAGGCGGAAAACGTCGGCTCGGTCATCGTCACCGAGAACGACGAACCGATCGGAATGCTCACCGACCGCGACGCCGCGCTCGCGATCCACGACCACGACGATGTCGGGTCGGTATCGGTCGCGGACGTGATGACCGAACGGCCGGTGACGGTCCACGAGGACGACGACCCGGTCACCATCTCGGAGGCGATTCGCGACAACAACGTCCGCCGGTTCCCGATCGTCGACGACGACGGCGAACTGGCCGGCGTCGCGACGCTCGACGATCTGGTCGCCACGATCGGCGAGCAACTCGATAACGTCGCCGATACGATCGAAGCCCAGTCGCCGGACTACAGCCCGTAG
- a CDS encoding FAD-dependent oxidoreductase: protein MDSETGVLVIGGGATGAGIARDLALRGVDVTLVDRNGLASGTSGRSHGLLHSGARYAEADGPEARECLAENRILRRIGGACVRETEGLFVQLAEDDPAYFDAKRDACEDVGIPTEVVDGDTAREAVPDLSDDVARAMWVPDGVVLPSRLVAANAADAREHGADIRPHAPVESIRRENGQVTAVALGGDANETVRPSYVVNATGPYAGQIAEMAGVSVEMRPTRGVMVSVEYDGLEPVCNRCREPDDGDIVVPHGGEAVLGTTSVPVGDPDDYERADWEIEETVTECAAMLPPVADADRVRTWWGVRPLYEPDEAARGGRGISRGFHLLDHADEDLENSCSVVGGKLTTYRRMAEAAADLVCDRLGVDADCVTADERLPGASDPARLDEFVRQFDGQGPTDADIVGK from the coding sequence ATGGACAGTGAAACGGGCGTTCTCGTGATCGGCGGCGGCGCTACCGGAGCGGGAATCGCCAGAGACCTCGCGCTCAGGGGCGTCGACGTCACGCTCGTCGATCGGAACGGGCTCGCGTCGGGAACGTCGGGCCGCTCGCACGGGTTGCTCCACAGCGGCGCGCGCTACGCCGAGGCCGACGGCCCGGAGGCTCGAGAGTGCCTCGCGGAGAACCGGATCCTGCGCCGGATCGGGGGCGCGTGCGTTCGGGAGACCGAGGGGCTCTTCGTACAACTCGCCGAGGACGATCCGGCCTATTTCGACGCGAAACGCGACGCCTGCGAGGACGTTGGGATTCCGACCGAAGTCGTCGACGGAGACACCGCCCGCGAGGCGGTTCCGGATCTCTCCGACGATGTCGCTCGCGCGATGTGGGTCCCCGACGGCGTGGTCCTCCCGTCGCGGTTGGTCGCCGCCAACGCGGCCGACGCTCGAGAACACGGGGCGGATATTCGTCCTCACGCACCGGTCGAGTCGATACGCCGCGAGAACGGGCAGGTCACGGCGGTCGCACTCGGCGGCGATGCCAACGAGACGGTGCGGCCGAGCTACGTCGTGAACGCGACCGGCCCGTACGCGGGGCAGATCGCCGAGATGGCGGGCGTGTCCGTCGAGATGCGCCCGACCCGCGGCGTCATGGTCTCGGTCGAGTACGACGGCCTCGAGCCGGTGTGCAACCGGTGTCGCGAGCCCGACGACGGCGACATCGTCGTCCCGCACGGCGGCGAAGCCGTCCTCGGGACGACGAGCGTTCCGGTCGGCGATCCGGACGACTACGAACGGGCCGACTGGGAGATCGAGGAGACGGTCACCGAATGTGCGGCGATGCTCCCGCCGGTCGCCGACGCCGACCGCGTCCGAACGTGGTGGGGCGTCCGCCCGCTGTACGAACCCGACGAGGCCGCTCGCGGCGGCCGCGGGATCTCGCGCGGTTTTCACCTGCTCGACCACGCGGACGAGGACCTCGAGAATAGCTGTAGTGTCGTCGGCGGGAAGCTAACGACGTACCGCAGGATGGCCGAAGCCGCTGCGGATCTCGTCTGTGATCGACTCGGCGTCGACGCCGACTGTGTTACCGCCGACGAGCGGCTTCCGGGCGCGTCGGATCCGGCCCGGCTCGACGAGTTCGTCCGGCAGTTCGACGGGCAGGGACCGACCGACGCCGACATCGTCGGAAAATAG
- a CDS encoding helix-turn-helix domain-containing protein, producing the protein MSLEFSSSDGSPEFERVIAALDDGACREIIAVLEEPMTVDDIAEAADRPLSTTYRKLDCLTEAGLVKEAAGVREGRHQKARYVANLERISIDLDDANELRVDIDRSTEHDFWSELNREF; encoded by the coding sequence ATGTCCCTCGAGTTCTCCTCGTCCGACGGCTCCCCGGAGTTCGAGCGCGTGATCGCCGCACTCGACGACGGTGCCTGCCGGGAGATTATCGCGGTGCTCGAGGAGCCGATGACGGTCGACGACATCGCCGAGGCGGCGGACCGCCCGCTCTCGACGACCTACCGAAAACTCGACTGCCTGACGGAGGCCGGGCTGGTCAAGGAAGCCGCCGGCGTCCGCGAGGGTCGCCATCAGAAGGCCCGGTACGTCGCCAATCTCGAGCGGATCTCGATCGACCTCGACGACGCAAACGAGTTGCGCGTCGATATCGACCGCTCGACGGAGCACGACTTCTGGTCGGAACTCAACCGCGAATTCTGA
- a CDS encoding cob(I)yrinic acid a,c-diamide adenosyltransferase — MSDDQPPESAVENTPGQGRTPEAERIEPAAPEEFGLVQVWWGDGKGKTTAALGMGMRAAGHGYRVHMLQFMKGGASSVDAVRGEYNAMAALPGISYENLGHYGWHGMADESDEADHEAEAQAGLERARELLEAARDADLGAPIDLDAPPEAGMHMLILDEVLYAADRDLISEGDVLDLIERKPDDLELVVCGSHAEPTYLEERADLITNVRKVTHPIDEGQRARRGTEF; from the coding sequence ATGAGCGACGATCAACCGCCCGAATCCGCGGTCGAGAACACGCCGGGGCAGGGCCGAACGCCCGAAGCCGAGCGAATCGAACCCGCCGCCCCCGAGGAGTTCGGCCTCGTCCAGGTCTGGTGGGGAGACGGAAAGGGAAAGACGACGGCCGCCCTCGGCATGGGGATGCGAGCCGCGGGCCACGGTTACCGGGTCCACATGCTCCAGTTCATGAAAGGCGGGGCCTCGAGCGTCGACGCAGTCCGGGGCGAGTACAACGCGATGGCCGCGCTGCCGGGGATCAGTTACGAGAACCTCGGCCACTACGGCTGGCACGGGATGGCGGACGAGAGCGACGAGGCCGACCACGAGGCCGAGGCCCAAGCAGGCCTCGAGCGCGCCCGCGAGTTACTCGAGGCGGCACGCGACGCCGATCTCGGCGCGCCCATCGATCTCGACGCGCCGCCGGAGGCGGGGATGCACATGCTGATTCTGGACGAAGTGCTCTACGCCGCGGATCGCGACCTGATCAGTGAAGGCGACGTCCTCGATCTCATCGAACGGAAACCCGACGACCTCGAACTCGTCGTCTGTGGCAGTCACGCCGAGCCGACGTACCTCGAGGAGCGGGCCGACCTGATCACGAACGTTCGAAAGGTGACGCACCCGATCGACGAGGGACAGCGGGCGCGGCGCGGAACCGAGTTCTGA
- a CDS encoding ABC transporter ATP-binding protein: MGAIHVDGLRKSYGSITAVDGMEFTVDRGELYGFLGPNGAGKTTTIRVLTGQIQPDSGDVTVLGTDPVAEPIETRRKVGILPEQGSPPSFLTPREYLEFVGEVRDLEPERVADQTAMWAERLGFESKLDTLHTDLSRGQQQKVMIAQAFVHEPDVVFIDEPLANLDPLVQEQVKRFLVSYAAGDNAVFVSTHNIDVAEEICTRVGIVADGQLVTERSLADDDGDESLLKVFLDRVEGEDARDTPTLEHVDV; this comes from the coding sequence ATGGGTGCGATTCACGTAGACGGGCTGCGGAAGTCCTACGGATCTATCACTGCTGTGGACGGAATGGAATTCACCGTCGATCGGGGGGAGCTGTACGGGTTTCTCGGTCCGAACGGCGCCGGCAAGACGACCACGATCCGAGTGCTGACCGGCCAGATTCAGCCGGACTCGGGCGACGTGACCGTTCTCGGTACGGACCCGGTCGCGGAGCCGATCGAGACGCGTCGGAAGGTCGGTATCCTGCCGGAACAGGGGTCGCCGCCGAGCTTTCTCACGCCCCGCGAGTACCTCGAGTTCGTCGGCGAAGTGCGCGACCTCGAGCCGGAGCGGGTCGCCGACCAGACCGCGATGTGGGCCGAACGTCTCGGATTCGAGAGTAAACTCGACACGCTGCACACCGACCTCTCTCGAGGCCAGCAACAGAAGGTGATGATCGCGCAGGCGTTCGTCCACGAGCCCGACGTGGTGTTCATCGACGAGCCGCTGGCGAACCTCGACCCGCTCGTCCAGGAACAGGTCAAGCGCTTTCTCGTCTCCTACGCGGCCGGCGACAACGCCGTCTTCGTCTCGACGCACAACATCGACGTCGCCGAGGAGATCTGTACCCGCGTCGGCATCGTCGCCGACGGGCAACTCGTGACCGAGCGCTCGCTCGCGGACGACGACGGCGACGAGTCGCTGCTCAAGGTGTTCCTCGACCGCGTCGAAGGCGAGGACGCGCGAGATACCCCGACGCTCGAGCACGTAGACGTATGA